The following proteins are encoded in a genomic region of Brachypodium distachyon strain Bd21 chromosome 1, Brachypodium_distachyon_v3.0, whole genome shotgun sequence:
- the LOC100836209 gene encoding phytochrome A type 3, with the protein MSSSRPTQSSSSSSRTRQSSRARILAQTTLDAELNAEYEETGDSFNYSKLVEAQRNTPPEQQGRSEKVIAYLQHIQKGKMIQSFGCLLALDEKSFNVIAFSQNAPEMLTMVSHAVPSVDDPPRLGIGTNVRSLFTDQGATALHKALGFADVSLLNPILVQCKTSGKPFYAIVHRATGCLVVDFEPVKPTEFPATAAGALQSYKLAAKAISKIQSLPGGSMEVLCNTVVKEVFDLTGYDRVMAYKFHEDDHGEVFAEITKPGLEPYLGLHYPATDIPQAARFLFMKNKVRMICDCRARSIKIVEDESLPFDISLCGSALRAPHSCHLQYMENMNSIASLVMAVVVNENEEDDEVEAEQPAQQQKKKKLWGLLVCHHESPRYVPFPLRYACEFLAQVFAVHVNKEFELENQLREKSILRMQTILSDMLFREASPLTIISGTPNVMDLVKCDGAALLHGDKVWRLRDAPTESQIRDIASWLSEVHRDSTGLSTESLHDAGYPGASALGDMICGMAVAKINSRDILFWFRSHTAAEIKWGGAKHDPSDMDDGRRMHPRLSFKAFLEVVKMKSLSWSDYEMDAIHSLQLILRGALNDGIKATKGASLDNQIGDLKLDGLAELQAVTSEMVRLMETATVPILAVDGNGLINGWNQKAAELTGLRVDDAIGRHILTLVEESSVPVVQRMLYLALQGKEEKEVRFEVKTHGPKREDGPVILVVNACASRDLHDHVVGVCFVAQDMTVHKLVMDKFTRIEGDYKAIIHNPNPLIPPIFGTDEFGWCSEWNTAMTMLTGWHRDEVVDKMLLGEVFDSSSASCLLKNKDAFISLCVLINSALAGEETDKAPFGFFDRNGKYIECLLSANRKENAGGLITGVFCFIQVASHELQHALHVQQASEQTSLRKLKAFSYMRHAINNPLSGMLYSRKALKNTDLNEEQMKQIHVADNCHHQLNKILADLDQDNITEKSSCLDLEMVEFVLQDVVVAAVSQVLIACQGKGIRVSCNLPERFMKQSVYGDGIRLQQILSDFLFVSVKFSPVGGSVEISSKLTKKSIGDNLHLIDLELRIKHQGLGVPAELMAQMFEEDNTQQSEEGQSLLVSRNLLRLMNGDVHHLREAGVSTFILTMELASAPTAVGQ; encoded by the exons ATGTCTTCCTCAAGGCCTACTCAGTCTTCCAGTTCTTCGAGCAGGACCCGCCAGAGCTCCCGTGCCAGGATATTAGCTCAAACAACCCTTGATGCTGAACTTAATGCTGAATATGAAGAAACTGGTGACTCTTTCAACTACTCAAAGCTGGTTGAAGCACAACGGAACACTCCACCTGAGCAGCAAGGACGATCTGAGAAGGTCATAGCCTACTTGCAGCACATTCAGAAAGGAAAGATGATCCAATCATTTGGTTGCTTGTTGGCCCTAGATGAGAAGAGCTTCAATGTCATCGCGTTCAGTCAGAACGCTCCGGAAATGCTTACAATGGTCAGCCATGCAGTCCCAAGTGTTGATGATCCCCCAAGGTTAGGCATTGGCACCAACGTACGGTCTCTTTTCACTGACCAAGGTGCCACGGCACTGCACAAGGCACTTGGATTTGCTGATGTTTCTTTGCTGAATCCTATCCTAGTTCAGTGCAAGACCTCAGGCAAGCCTTTCTATGCCATTGTTCATCGGGCAACTGGTTGTCTGGTGGTAGACTTTGAGCCTGTGAAGCCTACAGAATTTCCTGCCACTGCTGCTGGGGCTTTGCAGTCTTACAAGCTTGCTGCCAAAGCAATCTCCAAGATTCAGTCACTGCCAGGTGGAAGCATGGAAGTACTATGCAATACTGTGGTCAAGGAAGTCTTTGATCTTACAGGGTATGATAGGGTTATGGCTTACAAGTTCCATGAAGATGACCACGGTGAGGTCTTTGCCGAGATCACCAAGCCTGGTCTTGAGCCTTATCTGGGCCTGCACTATCCAGCCACTGATATTCCTCAAGCAGCCAGGTTTCTTTTCATGAAGAACAAAGTACGGATGATTTGTGATTGCCGTGCGAGATCGATAAAGATCGTTGAAGATGAGTCACTCCCCTTTGATATTAGCTTGTGTGGTTCAGCACTCAGGGCACCACACAGTTGTCATCTTCAGTATATGGAGAACATGAACTCGATTGCATCCCTTGTCATGGCTGTTGTGGTTAATGAGAATGAAGAGGATGATGAAGTCGAGGCTGAACAACCAGCACaacagcagaagaagaagaaactatGGGGTCTCCTTGTTTGCCACCATGAGAGTCCCAGATATGTCCCTTTTCCGTTGCGGTATGCTTGTGAGTTCTTAGCACAGGTGTTTGCTGTCCACGTCAACAAAGAGTTTGAATTAGAGAACCAGTTACGTGAGAAGAGCATACTGAGGATGCAAACAATTCTATCTGACATGCTGTTCAGAGAGGCCTCTCCCCTGACTATCATATCAGGGACACCCAATGTCATGGACCTAGTCAAATGTGATGGTGCTGCTCTTTTGCATGGGGACAAAGTATGGCGCCTACGTGATGCTCCAACAGAGTCTCAGATACGTGATATTGCCTCGTGGCTGTCAGAAGTTCACAGGGATTCCACTGGCCTGAGTACTGAGAGCCTCCATGATGCTGGGTATCCAGGAGCTTCTGCTCTTGGTGATATGATTTGTGGAATGGCAGTGGCTAAGATCAATTCCAGGGATATTCTTTTTTGGTTCAGGTCACACACAGCTGCTGAAATCAAATGGGGCGGTGCAAAGCATGATCCATCAGACATGGATGATGGCAGGAGGATGCACCCTAGGTTGTCTTTCAAGGCATTCCTTGAAGTTGTCAAGATGAAGAGTTTGTCGTGGAGTGACTATGAGATGGATGCTATTCACTCGTTGCAACTTATACTTCGAGGGGCACTGAATGATGGCATCAAGGCAACCAAGGGAGCTAGTTTAGATAACCAGATTGGTGATCTAAAACTTGATGGGCTTGCTGAGTTGCAGGCGGTGACAAGTGAAATGGTTCGTCTAATGGAAACAGCAACCGTTCCAATCTTGGCAGTAGATGGCAATGGATTGATCAACGGGTGGAATCAGAAAGCAGCAGAGTTGACTGGTCTAAGAGTTGATGATGCTATAGGAAGGCACATACTTACCCTTGTGGAGGAATCTTCTGTACCTGTTGTCCAGAGGATGCTATATCTAGCTTTGCAGG gcaaagaagagaaagaagttCGATTTGAGGTTAAAACTCATGGCCCAAAGAGGGAGGATGGTCCTGTTATCTTGGTTGTGAATGCTTGTGCCAGCCGGGACCTTCATGATCATGTTGTTGGGGTGTGCTTTGTAGCCCAAGATATGACTGTCCATAAGTTGGTGATGGACAAGTTTACTCGGATTGAGGGAGACTACAAGGCCATCATTCACAACCCGAACCCACTCATTCCTCCTATATTTGGTACTGATGAATTTGGGTGGTGTTCTGAGTGGAATACTGCAATGACCATGCTGACTGGGTGGCACAGAGATGAAGTAGTCGACAAGATGCTTCTCGGTGAAGTGTTCGATAGTAGCAGTGCCTCCTGCCTTTTGAAGAACAAAGATGCATTTATAAGTCTCTGTGTTCTTATCAACAGTGCATTAGCCGGCGAAGAAACAGACAAGGCTCCATTCGGCTTCTTCGACCGAAATGGGAAGTACATTGAGTGTCTTCTATCAGcgaacagaaaagaaaatgcaggTGGTCTCATCACTGGAGTATTCTGTTTTATCCAAGTTGCTAGTCATGAGCTTCAACATGCACTACATGTGCAGCAAGCCTCGGAACAGACGTCACTAAGAAAGCTGAAGGCTTTCTCCTACATGAGACATGCAATCAACAACCCTCTCTCAGGCATGCTTTACTCTAGGAAAGCACTGAAGAACACAGATTTGAATGAAGAGCAGATGAAGCAGATCCACGTAGCAGATAATTGTCACCACCAGCTAAACAAGATACTTGCAGACTTGGATCAAGATAACATCACTGAAAA GTCTAGTTGCTTGGATTTGGAGATGGTTGAATTTGTGTTGCAAGATGTGGTGGTGGCTGCTGTAAGCCAAGTACTGATAGCCTGCCAGGGAAAAGGGATCAGAGTTTCCTGCAACTTGCCAGAGAGATTTATGAAGCAATCAGTCTATGGAGATGGTATTCGACTCCAGCAGATACTCTCTGACTTCCTATTTGTTTCAGTGAAGTTCTCTCCTGTCGGAGGTTCTGTTGAGATTTCTTCCAAGCTGACAAAGAAAAGCATCGGAGATAATCTTCATCTTATCGACCTAGAACTTAG GATCAAGCACCAGGGATTAGGGGTCCCTGCAGAGCTAATGGCGCAAATGTTTGAGGAGGACAACACGCAGCAGTCAGAGGAGGGCCAAAGCCTCCTAGTTTCTAGAAACCTGTTGAGGCTCATGAATGGCGATGTTCATCATCTAAGGGAAGCTGGCGTGTCAACCTTCATCCTCACCATGGAACTTGCTTCGGCTCCAACAGCAGTTGGACAATGA
- the LOC100839568 gene encoding uncharacterized protein LOC100839568, with protein sequence MAENIDLVLDFLRKNRFAKAEAALIGELSGLGDVNRSATQRRATEPKEDDEQEDSEVGSTAGPRGAASVRSADSSREFIVKEIDVGGLPNGSDEKKGLGIGLPQDNNTGDLYPWNFSIANSTVEQLAELLVSEEVPRHRRGALVAEKRDRGVGTEQPGPVLEQKVSFGRGKGKVELARRSEISEPAHSSDKNLVPEKEEPLNGYAVKTVLPFPTEIPSSSYHSTHHDVNERKETKKSIGADGAGKAAKRQPDEGNRQYYSEKSQNNVDQISDRCFDLQLMGNNQREEFPKLPPVRLKSEDKLVNMNWEEKIDHHESGTNDPSADHVFMIGSYLNVPIGQDITSSGGRRTIGGNSWLSVSQGIAEDTSDMIFRTMGDDFEYPNNEYWDSDEYDDDDDVGYTRQPIEDETWFLAHEIDYPSDNEKVTGHTSAPDRHDRPTKDDDDDQSFVEEDSYISGEQYFHGKNIAQIGTSEGPIGHGIPDNDMIAQYDGQLLDPEELNLMHSEPVWQGFVSQNSELGMLGNGKFLNDSERPNPDDPFVEDDQHGSVRSIGVGISSDAADIGSEVRESLIGGSSEGDIEYFNESNVSVSGKRHSQQETEKKRLNVNGAKHDQMNYDTQKGNLPPGAAFGDAGFSFPPPLHSGKNTESDVKSSWSKKDDVYSINDPDDCQNGTVSDDTLATWKKKNSESSLRSSRDEMTSDVVRSRNSSASSALNNAYDEVEETLIARHHKLDDAQEEETGTTLDDEEAAALQEQVRQIKAQEEEFETFNLKIVHRKNRTGFEEDKNFHVVLNSVIAGRYHVTEYLGSAAFSKAIQAHDLHTGMDVCVKIIKNNKDFFDQSLDEIKLLKYVNKHDPADKYHLLRLYDYFYYREHLLIVCELLKANLYEFQKFNRESGGEVYFTMPRLQSIAIQCLESLQFLHRLGLIHCDLKPENILVKSYSRCEVKVIDLGSSCFETDHLCSYVQSRSYRAPEVILGLPYDKKIDIWSLGCILAELCTGNVLFQNDSPATLLARVMGIIGSIEQAMLAQGRDTYKYFTKNHMLYERNQESSRLEYLIPKKTSLRHRLPMADQGFIEFVSYLLEVNPKKRPSALEALKHPWLSFPYEPISS encoded by the exons atggcggagaaCATCGATCTGGTGCTCGACTTCCTGCGGAAGAACCGGTTCGCCAAGGCTGAAGCTGCGCTCATTGGTGAGCTCAGTGGCCTGGGTGATGTGAACAGGTCAGCAACGCAGAGGCGTGCAACTGAGCCCAAGGAGGATGACGAGCAGGAAGACTCCGAGGTGGGTTCCACTGCAGGGCCGAGAGGTGCTGCATCAGTGAGAAGCGCCGACTCGTCAAGGGAGTTTATTGTAAAGGAGATTGATGTTGGAGGCCTGCCGAATGGGTCTGACGAAAAGAAGGGGTTGGGGATTGGCCTACCTCAGGATAACAATACAGGGGACTTGTATCCTTGGAATTTTAGCATTGCCAACAGCACTGTGGAGCAACTGGCGGAGCTTCTGGTGTCAGAAGAAGTGCCAAGACATCGCCGTGGTGCACTTGTAGCCGAGAAGAGGGATCGTGGTGTTGGAACCGAACAGCCTGGTCCGGTGCTGGAGCAAAAGGTATCTTTTGGAAGAGGGAAGGGGAAAGTTGAGCTTGCACGGAGAAGTGAAATCAGTGAACCAGCTCATTCGAGTGACAAAAATCTGGTTCCAGAAAAGGAGGAGCCGTTGAATGGCTATGCAGTTAAGACAGTGCTTCCATTTCCAACAGAAATCCCGTCATCTAGCTACCATAGTACACACCATGATGTAAATGAGAGGAAAGAGACAAAGAAGAGCATTGGTGCAGATGGTGCTGGTAAAGCAGCAAAGAGACAGCCTGATGAGGGGAACAGACAATATTACTCCGAGAAGTCCCAGAATAATGTAGATCAAATTTCTGACCGTTGCTTCGACCTGCAGCTTATGGGAAATAACCAACGTGAGGAGTTTCCGAAGTTGCCTCCTGTGCGGCTCAAGTCTGAGGACAAGCTTGTTAATATGAACTGGGAGGAAAAGATCGATCATCATGAATCTGGCACCAATGACCCTAGCGCTGACCACGTCTTTATGATCGGGTCTTATCTTAATGTTCCCATTGGCCAGGACATAACATCATCAG GTGGAAGACGAACAATTGGCGGCAATAGTTGGTTATCTGTGAGTCAAGGTATTGCAGAGGATACTTCTGACATGATTTTTCGAACAATGGGTGATGATTTTGAGTATCCAAATAATGAGTATTGGGACTCTGATGAGtatgacgatgacgacgatgtTGGCTACACCCGACAACCAATTGAGGATGAAACCTGGTTTCTGGCACATGAGATTGACTATCCTAGTGATAATGAGAAGGTAACTGGTCACACGAGTGCACCTGATCGACATGATCGTCCCACGAAGGATGATGACGACGACCAATCATTTGTTGAGGAGGATTCATACATATCTGGTGAGCAATATTTTCATGGGAAGAACATTGCTCAGATAGGTACTTCAGAGGGGCCAATAGGACATGGGATTCCTGATAATGATATGATAGCGCAGTATGATGGTCAACTTTTGGACCCAGAAGAATTAAATTTGATGCACTCTGAGCCAGTCTGGCAGGGTTTTGTTTCACAGAACAGTGAATTAGGCATGTTAGGAAATGGAAAGTTCCTTAATGATTCTGAACGGCCTAACCCCGATGACCCTTTTGTTGAGGATGATCAGCATGGTTCAGTCAGATCAATTGGTGTTGGTATAAGCAGTGATGCTGCTGACATTGGCAGTGAAGTACGTGAAAGTCTGATTGGAGGAAGCAGTGAAGGAGACATAGAATACTTCAATGAAAGTAATGTGAGTGTTAGTGGAAAGAGACACTCTCAGCAGGAAaccgaaaagaaaaggctaaatgTGAATGGAGCAAAACATGACCAAATGAACTATGATACCCAGAAGGGCAATCTACCACCAGGAGCAGCCTTTGGTGATgctggattttcttttcccccaCCATTGCATTCTGGAAAAAATACTGAATCCGATGTTAAATCTTCATGGTCAAAGAAGGATGATGTGTATTCAATTAACGATCCTGATGATTGTCAAAATGGCACAGTATCAGATGACACACTTGCCACatggaagaaaaagaacagtGAGTCTTCCCTGAGGAGCTCTCGAGATGAAATGACTTCTGATGTTGTTAGATCAAGAAATTCAAGTGCATCATCTGCTTTGAATAATGCTTATGATGAAGTGGAGGAAACACTGATTGCTCGCCATCACAAACTAGATGATGCACAAGAAGAGGAGACTGGAACAACATTAGACGATGAGGAAGCAGCAGCATTGCAAGAACAAGTAAGGCAGATAAAGGCCCAGGAGGAAGAATTTGAAACCTTCAATCTGAAGATTGTGCATAGGAAAAACAG AACTGGCTTTGAAGAAGACAAAAATTTCCATGTTGTTCTCAATTCTGTAATTGCTGGCCGTTACCATGTCACGGAGTATTTGGGATCCGCAGCGTTCAGCAAAGCTATCCAGGCACATGATTTGCACACTGGAATGGATGTATGTGTTAAAATCATAAAGAACAACAAAGATTTTTTCGACCAGAGCCTTGATGAGATCAAGCTTCTGAAGTATGTTAACAAGCATGACCCTGCTGACAAGTACCACCTTTTGCGTCTGTATGATTACTTCTACTATCGG GAGCATTTGTTGATAGTCTGCGAACTTCTGAAAGCAAATTTGTATGAGTTTCAAAAGTTTAATAGAGAATCAGGAGGCGAAGTTTACTTCACGATGCCAAGATTGCAG TCAATAGCTATCCAGTGTCTGGAGTCGCTGCAGTTTCTCCACCGACTTGGTCTTATTCACTGTGATTTGAAGCCAGAGAACATACTGGTAAAGAGCTATAGCAGATGTGAAGTGAAGGTCATTGACCTTGGCAGTAGCTGTTTTGAGACTGATCATTTGTGCTCGTATGTGCAATCACGATCTTACCGTGCACCTGAGGTTATACTGGGTCTGCCTTATGACAAAAAGATAGATATATGGTCACTTGGATGTATTCTAGCAGAGCTCTGCACTGGGAAT GTTCTTTTTCAAAATGATTCTCCTGCGACATTACTTGCACGTGTGATGGGCATCATCGGTTCCATAGAACAAGCTATGCTTGCACAGGGGCGTGATACTTACAAATATTTCACAAAGAACCACATGTTGTATGAAAGAAATCAG GAAAGTAGCAGGCTTGAATACTTGATTCCAAAGAAGACATCATTGCGGCACCGCTTGCCCATGGCTGACCAAGGTTTCATCGAGTTTGTTTCATACCTCCTCGAGGTAAATCCAAAAAAGCGTCCGAGTGCCCTAGAAGCATTGAAACACCCGTGGCTTTCTTTTCCTTACGAGCCAATTTCATCATGA
- the LOC100841087 gene encoding uncharacterized protein LOC100841087, protein MAGSMQAAEAAGRISALLSLLALRRILAVLQPLLLLLLLPFRWRARRGDAVASAVADAVSSSSSAVASGKKGKAAVTLRVPAGSPMACARRQALARREAAVRRAREAGREYELIPTARGETLFTQTWWPHASSSSSSTVKPRALVVVMHGLNEHSGRYDHLARRLNAMDVKVYGMDWTGHGGSDGLHGYVQSLDHAVHDLKMFLKKVSAENPGVPCFCFGHSTGGGIILKAVLDPEVDVLVRGIILTSPAVRVQPAHPVVAVLAPVLALVAPRYQFAGSHKKGPPVSRDREALRVKYSDPLVFTGSIRVRTGYEILRLTSFLQQQLRRVTVPLLVMHGADDMVTDPDGSRRLHREASSVDKSIRLYDGLLHDLLIEPEKEQIMGDIVDWLRPRI, encoded by the exons ATGGCCGGGAGcatgcaggcggcggaggcggcgggccgGATCAGCGCGCTGCTGTCGCTGCTGGCGCTGCGCCGGATCCTCGCCGTGCTCCAGCCCTTGCTCCTGCTACTGCTCCTGCCCTTCCGAtggcgggcgcggcggggggACGCGGTGGCGTCCGCCGTGGCCGACGCCGTGTCGTCGTCCTCTTCGGCCGTGGCGAGCGGCAAGAAGGGGAAGGCGGCGGTGACGCTGCGGGTGCCGGCGGGTTCGCCCATGGCCTGCGCGCGGAGGCAGGCCCTGGCTCGGCGCGAGGCCGCCGTGCGGCGCGCGAGGGAGGCCGGCCGGGAGTACGAGCTCATCCCCACCGCGCGCGGCGAGACGCTCTTCACGCAGACCTGGTGGCCacacgcctcctcctcctcctcctccacggtCAAGCCAAG GGCGCTCGTTGTGGTCATGCACGGGTTGAACGAGCACAG TGGGAGGTATGATCATTTGGCGAGGCGGTTGAACGCCATGGATGTCAAGGTTTATGGCATGGACTGGACCG GTCATGGTGGAAGTGATGGTCTACATGGATATGTGCAATCTCTTGATCATGCTGTCCATGACTTG AAAATGTTTCTGAAGAAAGTCTCGGCCGAGAACCCTGGTGTTCCATGCTTCTGCTTTGGGCACTCAACTGGTGGCGGCATCATCCTGAAG GCTGTGCTTGATCCGGAGGTAGATGTTCTTGTTCGTGGCATCATCTTGACATCGCCAGCTGTCCGTGTTCAACCTGCGCACCCCGTCGTAGCG GTCCTGGCTCCGGTGCTCGCCCTCGTAGCACCGAGGTACCAGTTCGCGGGCTCGCACAAGAAAGGCCCGCCGGTGTCGCGCGACAGGGAAGCCCTGAGGGTGAAGTACTCGGACCCGCTGGTGTTCACCGGCTCGATCCGCGTGAGGACCGGATACGAGATCCTGCGGCTGACGTCgttcctgcagcagcagctgcgcaGGGTGACCGTGCCGCTGCTGGTGATgcacggcgccgacgacatGGTGACCGACCCGGACGGCTCGCGGCGGCTCCACCGGGAGGCCTCGTCGGTCGACAAGTCCATCCGGCTCTACGATGGGCTGCTCCACGACCTACTCATCGAGCCCGAGAAGGAGCAGATCATGGGCGACATCGTCGACTGGCTGCGCCCGAGGATCTGA